The following are from one region of the Etheostoma spectabile isolate EspeVRDwgs_2016 chromosome 2, UIUC_Espe_1.0, whole genome shotgun sequence genome:
- the LOC116699460 gene encoding N-acyl-aromatic-L-amino acid amidohydrolase (carboxylate-forming) B isoform X2 has translation MMEHISLPPLSRVAICGGTHGNELSGVYMVREMQKKKVHQTESVSITTVLSNPRAVDACRRYMEKDLNRCFTDALLSAPITDSTPYEVRRAQELNAQLGPKGTPEAVDLLCDLHNTTANMGMCLIFYSFDWIALHIYNYIQSKMTSAPVTAIQMDISETYSLESVGKHGIAIEVGPQPHGVTRADIFNLMKEAVDLTIECLQKLNSGSTFEGGKVEAYTLVKSVDYPRDPTTNNITAAIHPQLQDNDFKLLKPGDPIFLSFSGETVKHEGEELYPVFVNECAYYEKKIAFHLAKKVTVTFPSVSVKKVD, from the exons atg ATGGAGCACATCTCTCTCCCGCCACTGTCCCGTGTTGCCATTTGTGGTGGCACCCATGGAAATGAATTGTCAGGGGTGTACATGGTGagagaaatgcagaaaaagaagGTACATCAGACTGAATCTGTTTCTATTACTACCGTCTTATCAAATCCACGGGCTGTGGATGCTTGCAGAAGATACATGGAAAAAGATCTCAATCGCTGTTTTACAGATGCCCTGCTGAG TGCCCCCATAACAGACTCTACACCCTACGAGGTGAGAAGAGCCCAAGAGCTGAACGCTCAGCTTGGGCCCAAAGGAACCCCAGAGGCTGTGGATCTGCTCTGCGACCTCCACAACACCACTGCCAACATGGGCATGTGCCTCATCTTTTACTCCTTTGACTGGATTGCCCTGCACATTTACAACTACATTCAG AGCAAGATGACCTCTGCACCTGTGACAGCAATCCAGATGGATATTTCAGAGACTTATTCCCTGGAGTCAGTTGGAAAACATGGCATCG CGATTGAGGTTGGTCCTCAACCCCACGGCGTGACCAGAGCTGATATCTTTAACTTGATGAAAGAGGCAGTGGATCTCACAATAGAATGCCTTCAGAAATTGAATTCTG GAAGTACTTTTGAAGGAGGTAAAGTGGAAGCATACACTTTGGTGAAGAGTGTAGACTACCCAAGGGATCCTACAACCAATAACATTACTGCTGCCATTCACCCCCAGCTGCAG GATAATGACTTCAAGCTTCTCAAACCAGGAGACCCCATCTTCCTGTCATTTTCTGGGGAGACGGTGAAGCATGAGGGGGAGGAACTCTATCCTGTATTTGTAAATGAATGTGCCTACTATGAGAAGAAGATTGCTTTCCATTTGGCTAAGAAAGTCACCGTGACCTTTCCGTCTGTAAGTGTGAAGAAGGTGGACTGA
- the LOC116699460 gene encoding N-acyl-aromatic-L-amino acid amidohydrolase (carboxylate-forming) B isoform X1, whose translation MEGKYMKDMEHISLPPLSRVAICGGTHGNELSGVYMVREMQKKKVHQTESVSITTVLSNPRAVDACRRYMEKDLNRCFTDALLSAPITDSTPYEVRRAQELNAQLGPKGTPEAVDLLCDLHNTTANMGMCLIFYSFDWIALHIYNYIQSKMTSAPVTAIQMDISETYSLESVGKHGIAIEVGPQPHGVTRADIFNLMKEAVDLTIECLQKLNSGSTFEGGKVEAYTLVKSVDYPRDPTTNNITAAIHPQLQDNDFKLLKPGDPIFLSFSGETVKHEGEELYPVFVNECAYYEKKIAFHLAKKVTVTFPSVSVKKVD comes from the exons ATGGAGGGTAAATATATGAAAGAT ATGGAGCACATCTCTCTCCCGCCACTGTCCCGTGTTGCCATTTGTGGTGGCACCCATGGAAATGAATTGTCAGGGGTGTACATGGTGagagaaatgcagaaaaagaagGTACATCAGACTGAATCTGTTTCTATTACTACCGTCTTATCAAATCCACGGGCTGTGGATGCTTGCAGAAGATACATGGAAAAAGATCTCAATCGCTGTTTTACAGATGCCCTGCTGAG TGCCCCCATAACAGACTCTACACCCTACGAGGTGAGAAGAGCCCAAGAGCTGAACGCTCAGCTTGGGCCCAAAGGAACCCCAGAGGCTGTGGATCTGCTCTGCGACCTCCACAACACCACTGCCAACATGGGCATGTGCCTCATCTTTTACTCCTTTGACTGGATTGCCCTGCACATTTACAACTACATTCAG AGCAAGATGACCTCTGCACCTGTGACAGCAATCCAGATGGATATTTCAGAGACTTATTCCCTGGAGTCAGTTGGAAAACATGGCATCG CGATTGAGGTTGGTCCTCAACCCCACGGCGTGACCAGAGCTGATATCTTTAACTTGATGAAAGAGGCAGTGGATCTCACAATAGAATGCCTTCAGAAATTGAATTCTG GAAGTACTTTTGAAGGAGGTAAAGTGGAAGCATACACTTTGGTGAAGAGTGTAGACTACCCAAGGGATCCTACAACCAATAACATTACTGCTGCCATTCACCCCCAGCTGCAG GATAATGACTTCAAGCTTCTCAAACCAGGAGACCCCATCTTCCTGTCATTTTCTGGGGAGACGGTGAAGCATGAGGGGGAGGAACTCTATCCTGTATTTGTAAATGAATGTGCCTACTATGAGAAGAAGATTGCTTTCCATTTGGCTAAGAAAGTCACCGTGACCTTTCCGTCTGTAAGTGTGAAGAAGGTGGACTGA
- the LOC116699460 gene encoding N-acyl-aromatic-L-amino acid amidohydrolase (carboxylate-forming) B isoform X3, translated as MEHISLPPLSRVAICGGTHGNELSGVYMVREMQKKKVHQTESVSITTVLSNPRAVDACRRYMEKDLNRCFTDALLSAPITDSTPYEVRRAQELNAQLGPKGTPEAVDLLCDLHNTTANMGMCLIFYSFDWIALHIYNYIQSKMTSAPVTAIQMDISETYSLESVGKHGIAIEVGPQPHGVTRADIFNLMKEAVDLTIECLQKLNSGSTFEGGKVEAYTLVKSVDYPRDPTTNNITAAIHPQLQDNDFKLLKPGDPIFLSFSGETVKHEGEELYPVFVNECAYYEKKIAFHLAKKVTVTFPSVSVKKVD; from the exons ATGGAGCACATCTCTCTCCCGCCACTGTCCCGTGTTGCCATTTGTGGTGGCACCCATGGAAATGAATTGTCAGGGGTGTACATGGTGagagaaatgcagaaaaagaagGTACATCAGACTGAATCTGTTTCTATTACTACCGTCTTATCAAATCCACGGGCTGTGGATGCTTGCAGAAGATACATGGAAAAAGATCTCAATCGCTGTTTTACAGATGCCCTGCTGAG TGCCCCCATAACAGACTCTACACCCTACGAGGTGAGAAGAGCCCAAGAGCTGAACGCTCAGCTTGGGCCCAAAGGAACCCCAGAGGCTGTGGATCTGCTCTGCGACCTCCACAACACCACTGCCAACATGGGCATGTGCCTCATCTTTTACTCCTTTGACTGGATTGCCCTGCACATTTACAACTACATTCAG AGCAAGATGACCTCTGCACCTGTGACAGCAATCCAGATGGATATTTCAGAGACTTATTCCCTGGAGTCAGTTGGAAAACATGGCATCG CGATTGAGGTTGGTCCTCAACCCCACGGCGTGACCAGAGCTGATATCTTTAACTTGATGAAAGAGGCAGTGGATCTCACAATAGAATGCCTTCAGAAATTGAATTCTG GAAGTACTTTTGAAGGAGGTAAAGTGGAAGCATACACTTTGGTGAAGAGTGTAGACTACCCAAGGGATCCTACAACCAATAACATTACTGCTGCCATTCACCCCCAGCTGCAG GATAATGACTTCAAGCTTCTCAAACCAGGAGACCCCATCTTCCTGTCATTTTCTGGGGAGACGGTGAAGCATGAGGGGGAGGAACTCTATCCTGTATTTGTAAATGAATGTGCCTACTATGAGAAGAAGATTGCTTTCCATTTGGCTAAGAAAGTCACCGTGACCTTTCCGTCTGTAAGTGTGAAGAAGGTGGACTGA
- the tacr3l gene encoding tachykinin receptor 3-like, whose translation MYVASLQPTKLDPTENSCGMASERDDSNSTRNPTNQFVQPAWRIVLWSAAYSTVLAVAVFGNLIVIWIILAHKRMRTVTNYFLLNLAFSDVSMAAFNTLINFIYAAHGEWYFGEIYCRFHNFFPVTAVFASIYSMTAIAIDRYMAIIHPLKPRLSAKATMGVIVCIWSLAVVLAFPLCYFSTTRALPRRTLCYVAWPRMADDPFMYHTIVTVLVYVLPLVVMGITYTIVGVTLWGGEIPGDSSDNYHGQLRAKRKVVKMMIIVVVTFALCWLPYHVYFIATGLNKGLVKWKYIQQVYLSVLWLAMSSTMYNPIIYCCLNSRFRAGFKRVFRCCPFVRVSSYDDLELRNTRLRPGHQSSMCTLSRVNTSILSKNKSTCSRGRRSRLNSEPINKDS comes from the exons ATGTATGTCGCCTCCCTGCAGCCGACTAAATTAGATCCGACTGAGAACAGTTGTGGAATGGCCTCTGAACGGGATGATTCCAACTCAACCAGAAATCCGACCAACCAGTTTGTGCAGCCGGCGTGGCGCATCGTGCTGTGGTCGGCGGCTTACAGCACGGTGCTGGCTGTGGCAGTTTTCGGAAACTTGATTGTGATTTGGATTATTCTGGCGCACAAGCGAATGAGAACTGTCACCAACTATTTCCTGCTGAACTTGGCTTTCTCCGATGTTTCGATGGCTGCGTTCAACACGCTCATCAACTTCATCTACGCGGCTCACGGAGAGTGGTACTTCGGAGAGATCTACTGCAGGTTTCACAACTTCTTCCCGGTCACCGCCGTGTTCGCCAGCATCTACTCAATGACCGCCATAGCCATCGACAG GTACATGGCCATCATCCATCCCCTGAAGCCTCGTCTGTCGGCAAAAGCCACTATGGGAGTTATCGTCTGTATCTGGAGTCTGGCCGTGGTTCTGGCCTTCCCTCTATGCTACTTCTCCACCACCCGAGCTCTCCCCCGCAGGACCCTCTGCTACGTGGCCTGGCCTCGCATGGCTGACGACCCCTTTAT GTATCATACCATAGTGACAGTTCTGGTGTACGTGCTGCCCTTAGTGGTGATGGGCATCACTTACACTATTGTGGGGGTGACTCTGTGGGGAGGGGAGATCCCAGGAGACTCATCTGATAACTACCATGGACAGCTCAGGGCTAAAAGGAAG GTGGTTAAGATGATGATCATCGTAGTGGTGACCTTTGCCCTCTGCTGGCTCCCCTATCACGTCTACTTCATTGCAACAGGTCTCAACAAAGGTCTGGTTAAGTGGAAGTACATCCAGCAGGTTTACCTGTCAGTGCTGTGGCTGGCAATGAGCTCCACCATGTACAACCCCATCATCTACTGCTGCCTCAACAGCAG GTTCCGGGCCGGCTTCAAGCGGGTTTTTCGCTGCTGTCCCTTTGTACGGGTCTCAAGCTACGATGACCTGGAGCTCCGAAACACTAGACTTCGACCGGGTCACCAGAGCAGCATGTGCACCCTCTCTCGGGTCAACACCAGCATCCTCAGCAAGAACAAGAGCACTTGTTCCCGTGGACGCAGGTCAAGACTTAACTCTGAGCCCATTAATAAAGACAGTTAG
- the cldnd1b gene encoding claudin domain-containing protein 1b isoform X1 (The sequence of the model RefSeq protein was modified relative to this genomic sequence to represent the inferred CDS: added 1 base not found in genome assembly), whose amino-acid sequence MVDNRYATALVIGSVLSLLATVYLSVAVGTQHWYQYSCPPVKREGGNASELREEFINGEFDEKTYSETMFRLNGTQGLWWRCILVPSQSHWFKEPGMADPRMETQCVSFTLAQQFSPKYKYPAIQNNEEDLLRTYLWRCQFLLPLVSLALVFLGGLVGVCACLCRSFTPTLGVGVLHLLAGLCTLGTVCCFLAGVDLLQQYLPPPVGVEGSLGWSLYLALISFPLQMMAAALFLWAARSHRKNYTRMTAYRVA is encoded by the exons TGGTGGACAATCGCTATGCCACAGCTCTGGTCATCGGCTCGGTGCTGAGCCTGCTGGCGACAGTCTATCTCTCTGTGGCTGTGGGAACGCAGCACTGGTACCAGTACAGCTGTCCACCAGTCAAACGTGAGGGGGGCAACGCCTCCGAGCTCAGAGAGGAGTTCATCAATGGAGAGTTTGATGAGAAGACATACAGTGAAACCATGTTCCGACTGAACGGCACCCAGGGACTGTGGTGGAGGTGCATACTGGTGCCCAGCCAGTCCCACTGGTTCAAAGAGCCAGGTATGGC AGATCCGAGGATGGAGACGCAGTGTGTGAGCTTCACTCTTGCTCAGCAGTTTAGTCCAAAGTACAAATACCCTGCAATCCAAAACAACGAAGAGGATCTGCTGAGAACAT ACTTGTGGAGGTGCCAGTTTCTCCTACCCTTGGTGTCTCTGGCTTTGGTGTTCCTCGGTGGCCTTGTTGGGGTCTGTGCCTGCCTGTGCCGCAGCTTCACCCCCACCTTGGGTGTGGGAGTGCTCCATCTACTCGCAG GTCTTTGCACTCTGGGCACGGTCTGCTGTTTCCTGGCCGGTGTGGATTTGCTCCAACAGTATTTGCCACCACCAGTAGGGGTGGAGGGCTCGTTGGGCTGGTCCCTCTATCTTGCCCTCATCTCCTTTCCTCTGCAGATGATGGCAGCTGCTTTGTTCCTGTGGGCAGCCAGGAGTCACCGCAAAAACTACACCCGCATGACTGCTTACAGGGTAGCCTAG
- the cldnd1b gene encoding claudin domain-containing protein 1b isoform X2 (The sequence of the model RefSeq protein was modified relative to this genomic sequence to represent the inferred CDS: added 1 base not found in genome assembly) — protein MVDNRYATALVIGSVLSLLATVYLSVAVGTQHWYQYSCPPVKREGGNASELREEFINGEFDEKTYSETMFRLNGTQGLWWRCILVPSQSHWFKEPDPRMETQCVSFTLAQQFSPKYKYPAIQNNEEDLLRTYLWRCQFLLPLVSLALVFLGGLVGVCACLCRSFTPTLGVGVLHLLAGLCTLGTVCCFLAGVDLLQQYLPPPVGVEGSLGWSLYLALISFPLQMMAAALFLWAARSHRKNYTRMTAYRVA, from the exons TGGTGGACAATCGCTATGCCACAGCTCTGGTCATCGGCTCGGTGCTGAGCCTGCTGGCGACAGTCTATCTCTCTGTGGCTGTGGGAACGCAGCACTGGTACCAGTACAGCTGTCCACCAGTCAAACGTGAGGGGGGCAACGCCTCCGAGCTCAGAGAGGAGTTCATCAATGGAGAGTTTGATGAGAAGACATACAGTGAAACCATGTTCCGACTGAACGGCACCCAGGGACTGTGGTGGAGGTGCATACTGGTGCCCAGCCAGTCCCACTGGTTCAAAGAGCCAG ATCCGAGGATGGAGACGCAGTGTGTGAGCTTCACTCTTGCTCAGCAGTTTAGTCCAAAGTACAAATACCCTGCAATCCAAAACAACGAAGAGGATCTGCTGAGAACAT ACTTGTGGAGGTGCCAGTTTCTCCTACCCTTGGTGTCTCTGGCTTTGGTGTTCCTCGGTGGCCTTGTTGGGGTCTGTGCCTGCCTGTGCCGCAGCTTCACCCCCACCTTGGGTGTGGGAGTGCTCCATCTACTCGCAG GTCTTTGCACTCTGGGCACGGTCTGCTGTTTCCTGGCCGGTGTGGATTTGCTCCAACAGTATTTGCCACCACCAGTAGGGGTGGAGGGCTCGTTGGGCTGGTCCCTCTATCTTGCCCTCATCTCCTTTCCTCTGCAGATGATGGCAGCTGCTTTGTTCCTGTGGGCAGCCAGGAGTCACCGCAAAAACTACACCCGCATGACTGCTTACAGGGTAGCCTAG